The Deltaproteobacteria bacterium genome includes the window AGTCATCAGATGAAGGAGCGTCGTCGCCGGCGTGGCCATGGCTAGATCACCTTCGCCGCGCGCAGCTCGGCCAGCTCGGCCGAGGTGAGCCCGAACTCGCGCAGCACCTCGTCCGTGTGCTCGCCGAGGGCGGGCGCGAGGCGCTCCACACCGGTCGGCGTCGCCGAGAGCTTGACCGGCGGGGCGAGGGTGCGGATGCGGCCGCGACGGTCGTCCGTGCGCTCCACCACCGCGGCGTTCGCCGCGACCTGGGGGTGCGCGAGGATGTCCTCGAGCCGGTTCACGCGGCACGCCGGGATGTCGTGCGCCTCGAGGAGCGCGATCCAGTCGGCGCAGTCGCGCGTGCGGAAGACGTCGCTCAGGATGGGCACGACCTCGGCGCGGTGCTGGACGCGGAGGTCGTTGGTCGCGAAGCGCGGGTCGGCGAGCAGGTCCTCTCGGCCGATCGCCGCGCAGAGCCGCTTCCAGAAGGCGTTGGTGAGGCAGGCGACGATGAAGTAGCCGTCACGCGCCGGGAAGGCCTGGTACGGCACCAGGTCGGGATGGCCGCTCCCGAACTTGCCGTATCGCTGGCCGTCGGTGAGGACGTTGGCCGCGACGTCGGAGAAGAGCGAGACGACGGCGTCGAGCATCGCCACCTCGACGCGCTGGCCCGTGCCGGAGCGGTCGCGCTCGACGAGCGCGGCGCAGATGCCGAGCGCCGCGTAGATGCCGGTCGTGATGTCCGCGACCGGCGGGGCCGACTTGATGGGCGGGCCGCCCTCCTCGCCGGTGTGGCCCATGAGCCCGCCCGTCGCCTGCAGGATCAGGTCCATGCCGGGCTTCTGGGCGAGCGGGCCGCGCGGGCCGAAGGCGGTGATCGAGCAGTAGACCAGGCGCGGGTTCGCGGCCCGCAACGTCTCGTA containing:
- a CDS encoding CoA transferase; amino-acid sequence: MAERRAALAGIRVIDLSHQAAGPWCTSLLGDLGADVVKVEKPGRGDGIRYADRTGRLPPEIGGLNFQGLNRNKRGLTIDIGQEAGAGLVRRLVAQSDVLVENFRPGVMERHGLGYETLRAANPRLVYCSITAFGPRGPLAQKPGMDLILQATGGLMGHTGEEGGPPIKSAPPVADITTGIYAALGICAALVERDRSGTGQRVEVAMLDAVVSLFSDVAANVLTDGQRYGKFGSGHPDLVPYQAFPARDGYFIVACLTNAFWKRLCAAIGREDLLADPRFATNDLRVQHRAEVVPILSDVFRTRDCADWIALLEAHDIPACRVNRLEDILAHPQVAANAAVVERTDDRRGRIRTLAPPVKLSATPTGVERLAPALGEHTDEVLREFGLTSAELAELRAAKVI